From a region of the Nonomuraea helvata genome:
- a CDS encoding DUF1116 domain-containing protein, which translates to MSLLSTPPRVITVGAGLLDEALRAQAVQTVPVSWRPPLPGTAEALAKVLADPRRQAANELAVSRLTSARPYLVGVRRASEVLEAGTFLHAGPPITWERASGPMRGALIGAMLLEGRAGDEHDAARRLAAGEIALRPCHEHAAVGPMAGVVSPSMWLFEIRDDEHGGTAYCSLNEGLGKVLRYGAYGPEVLERLRWMDAVLGPALKATLERTGPLDLRSLIAQALQMGDELHNRNRAATSLLLRELAPAVVEAVPGHAAEVLRFINGNDHFFLNLAMAAAKVGTDAARDVPGSSLVVAMARNGTDFGVQVSGLGGRWFTGPAGVPDGLYLGTYGPDDANPDIGDSTITETSGLGGFAMAASPAIVRFVGGEVSDAVRATRSMYEITLAEHPAYQIPGLGFRGTPVGIDVTLVARTGLLPVVNTGIAGRVPGTGQVGAGLVKPPVEAFTAALLSLAEQAS; encoded by the coding sequence ATGAGCCTGCTGTCCACCCCGCCCCGGGTCATCACGGTCGGCGCGGGCCTGCTCGACGAGGCACTGAGGGCGCAGGCCGTCCAGACCGTACCCGTCAGCTGGCGCCCGCCACTGCCCGGCACCGCCGAGGCCCTGGCGAAGGTGCTCGCCGACCCGCGCAGGCAGGCCGCGAACGAGCTGGCCGTGAGCAGGCTGACCTCCGCGCGCCCCTACCTGGTAGGGGTGCGGCGCGCGTCGGAGGTGCTGGAGGCGGGGACGTTCCTGCACGCGGGCCCGCCCATCACCTGGGAACGCGCGTCGGGCCCGATGCGCGGCGCGCTGATCGGCGCGATGCTGCTCGAGGGCCGGGCCGGCGACGAGCACGACGCCGCGCGCAGGCTGGCGGCCGGCGAGATCGCGCTGCGGCCGTGCCACGAGCACGCCGCCGTGGGCCCGATGGCGGGCGTGGTGAGCCCGTCCATGTGGCTGTTCGAGATACGCGACGACGAGCACGGCGGCACCGCGTACTGCTCGCTGAACGAGGGCCTGGGCAAGGTCCTCAGGTACGGCGCCTACGGACCGGAGGTGCTGGAGCGCCTGCGCTGGATGGACGCGGTGCTCGGCCCGGCGCTGAAGGCGACGCTGGAGCGCACCGGGCCCCTCGACCTGCGCTCGCTGATCGCGCAGGCCCTGCAGATGGGCGACGAGCTGCACAACCGCAACCGCGCCGCCACCTCGCTCCTGCTGCGCGAGCTGGCCCCCGCCGTGGTCGAGGCCGTCCCCGGCCACGCCGCGGAGGTTCTGCGCTTCATCAACGGCAACGACCACTTCTTCCTCAACCTCGCCATGGCGGCCGCCAAGGTCGGCACCGACGCGGCCCGCGACGTGCCCGGCTCGTCCCTGGTCGTGGCCATGGCCAGGAACGGCACCGACTTCGGCGTCCAGGTCTCCGGGCTGGGCGGGCGCTGGTTCACCGGTCCCGCGGGCGTGCCCGACGGGCTCTATCTGGGCACGTACGGGCCGGACGACGCCAACCCGGACATCGGCGACTCCACGATCACCGAGACGTCGGGGCTGGGCGGGTTCGCGATGGCGGCCTCGCCGGCCATCGTGCGGTTCGTGGGCGGCGAGGTGTCCGACGCGGTGCGGGCCACGCGCTCCATGTACGAGATCACGCTCGCCGAGCACCCCGCCTACCAGATCCCGGGGCTCGGCTTCCGCGGCACGCCCGTCGGCATCGACGTGACGCTCGTCGCCAGGACCGGCCTGCTGCCCGTGGTCAACACCGGCATAGCGGGCCGCGTCCCTGGGACCGGACAGGTGGGGGCGGGCCTGGTCAAACCGCCCGTGGAGGCGTTCACCGCCGCCCTGCTGTCGCTGGCCGAACAGGCCAGTTGA
- a CDS encoding FdrA family protein, with protein sequence MSSDAVLVRKGTYHDSVALMRISRALTEMSGVEVAMVAMATELNLGILRDLGFTVPAADPGDLLIAVRAHDTRAAVEEADRRLTAGRHPEGAPADQPADQPPLTTRSAARTGADLVLVSTPGEYAFAEAQDAIQAGLPVMIFSDGVPAAQERRLKELAEAQDVLVMGPDCGTALIGGVGLGFANVLGPGPVGVVAASGTGAQQVTCLLDWAGTGVSHVLGVGGRDLSAEVGGLSTLRALRMLDEDPATELILLISKPPSPEVARTVQDSVARLRTPVLLALLPEIDLTEAAERTLRALGRPVPEWPSWPAWSGKQSRAKTIKGVYSGGTLSAEAALIAGRAGSRGGDFVDYGDDAYTRGRAHPMIDPTLRVEALSRAHESDLVLMDVVLGHGADPDPAASLAHAVARTPATVVIALIGTEGDPQDLHRQAAAFREAGAAVFTSNAQAARHARSLV encoded by the coding sequence ATGAGCAGCGATGCGGTGCTGGTACGGAAAGGCACGTACCACGACTCAGTTGCCCTCATGCGCATAAGTCGTGCGCTGACCGAAATGTCGGGTGTGGAGGTGGCCATGGTCGCCATGGCCACCGAGCTGAACCTCGGCATCCTCCGCGACCTGGGCTTCACCGTCCCGGCCGCCGACCCGGGCGACCTCCTCATCGCCGTACGCGCGCACGACACCCGGGCGGCCGTCGAGGAGGCCGACCGCCGGCTGACCGCAGGCCGTCACCCGGAGGGCGCCCCAGCCGACCAGCCCGCCGACCAGCCCCCGCTCACCACCCGCTCGGCCGCCAGGACCGGGGCCGACCTGGTCCTCGTCTCGACCCCCGGCGAGTACGCCTTCGCCGAGGCCCAGGACGCCATCCAGGCCGGACTCCCCGTCATGATCTTCAGCGACGGCGTCCCCGCGGCCCAGGAGCGCCGCCTGAAGGAGCTCGCGGAGGCCCAGGACGTCCTCGTGATGGGCCCCGACTGCGGCACCGCCCTGATCGGCGGCGTCGGCCTGGGCTTCGCGAACGTGCTCGGCCCCGGCCCCGTCGGCGTGGTGGCCGCCTCCGGCACCGGCGCCCAGCAGGTGACGTGCCTGCTCGACTGGGCGGGCACCGGCGTCAGCCACGTGCTCGGCGTGGGCGGCAGGGACCTGTCGGCCGAGGTGGGCGGCCTGTCCACGCTGCGCGCCCTGCGCATGCTGGACGAGGATCCGGCCACTGAGCTGATCCTGCTCATCTCCAAGCCGCCGTCCCCCGAGGTGGCGCGGACCGTACAGGACTCCGTGGCGCGGCTGCGCACGCCGGTGCTGCTCGCGCTGCTCCCGGAGATCGACCTCACGGAGGCGGCCGAGCGAACGCTGCGCGCGCTCGGCAGGCCCGTGCCCGAGTGGCCGTCCTGGCCCGCGTGGTCGGGCAAGCAGAGCCGGGCCAAGACGATCAAGGGCGTTTACTCCGGCGGGACGCTCAGCGCCGAAGCCGCGCTGATCGCCGGCCGTGCCGGTTCGAGAGGGGGCGACTTCGTCGACTACGGCGACGACGCCTACACCAGGGGCCGGGCGCACCCCATGATCGACCCGACGCTCCGCGTCGAGGCGCTCTCCCGGGCTCACGAGAGCGATCTGGTGCTCATGGACGTCGTGCTCGGTCACGGCGCCGACCCCGACCCCGCCGCCTCGCTCGCGCACGCCGTCGCCCGCACCCCCGCCACCGTCGTGATCGCCCTCATCGGCACCGAGGGCGACCCGCAGGACCTGCACCGGCAGGCCGCCGCCTTCAGGGAGGCGGGCGCGGCCGTGTTCACGTCCAACGCCCAGGCCGCCAGGCACGCCAGGAGTCTCGTATGA
- a CDS encoding DUF2877 domain-containing protein, whose product MTVSTHVRRARIHVTGAASTAVRPLLESPRRPARVLAVFPAGIYLEVRTDLEPSVIAVITGAATRLPNSVLLAAQLPHVTLGDDASVGERVIELGPLSLSVRRWWDPAPPLGRIDRARLEYAATRLSRPPEPPLPGLAGNGAVESLADSCAKGWLLGAVTAAEQLVGLGPGLTPSGDDVLAGLLVTLRRLGAAAGAERAVWLADWLAATVTFDARTRTTPISATLLHCAARGEASPEVTAVLRGIAGGQPLEPALRDLHRLGHTSGADLTQGIAIGTSAVLALSGPR is encoded by the coding sequence GTGACCGTCAGTACTCATGTGAGGCGCGCCCGCATCCATGTGACGGGTGCGGCCAGCACGGCGGTGCGCCCTCTCCTGGAGTCGCCGCGCCGCCCCGCCCGCGTGCTCGCCGTGTTCCCGGCGGGGATCTATCTCGAGGTCAGAACCGACCTGGAGCCTTCGGTGATCGCCGTCATCACGGGCGCGGCCACGCGGCTGCCCAATTCCGTGCTGCTGGCCGCCCAGTTGCCGCACGTCACGCTGGGTGACGACGCCTCGGTGGGCGAGCGCGTCATCGAGCTGGGCCCGCTGAGCCTGAGCGTGCGCCGCTGGTGGGACCCCGCCCCGCCGCTGGGCCGGATCGATCGGGCGCGCCTCGAGTACGCCGCCACCCGCCTGAGCCGACCGCCGGAACCTCCGCTACCGGGCCTGGCGGGTAACGGGGCCGTCGAGTCACTGGCGGACAGCTGCGCGAAGGGCTGGCTCCTGGGAGCGGTGACGGCGGCCGAGCAGCTCGTGGGCCTGGGTCCCGGGCTCACGCCGAGCGGCGACGACGTGCTGGCGGGCCTGCTGGTGACGCTGCGCCGGCTGGGCGCGGCGGCCGGGGCGGAGCGGGCGGTCTGGCTGGCCGACTGGCTGGCGGCGACCGTGACGTTCGACGCGCGCACCCGTACCACGCCCATCTCGGCCACGCTCCTGCACTGCGCCGCCAGGGGCGAGGCCAGCCCCGAGGTGACCGCCGTGCTGCGCGGCATCGCCGGCGGGCAGCCGCTCGAGCCGGCCCTGCGTGATCTCCACCGTCTCGGCCACACCTCGGGCGCGGACCTCACCCAGGGCATCGCCATCGGGACGTCCGCCGTCCTCGCTCTGAGCGGGCCACGATGA
- a CDS encoding PucR family transcriptional regulator ligand-binding domain-containing protein, with translation MEPPVRLASTGTIIHGVSVGEVLGVSTLADARLIAGESGLGRIVQRLNVMEVPDILAWVKPHELLLTTGYPLRNTPQSLGRLVADLDERGLSALAIKLGRYVDELPDEMVEQADRLGFPLILLPNDVGFDDILNQVLTDILNRQAAVLARAEEAHRALVQVVLAGGGLNEVTAEVAQLLDVSVAAVDGSGRVLASSGAADQVAVLRESISLEGPSLPAAAGRARSFASVPVLAGGHHHGRIVAYSPTGAIRDSDVGILERAATVAALVVTRQEAVNAVESKYRADFLRDVLTGRAGTAERVTARARAFGWDLARPVTVLVAELDPDGDERSAQDRLVACWTAAMRRHDPRGAVAGFSHEVVAVVDASIDATRVAKDAASAFADVPPATFSTGTSRPSPGAETLPEAYSQALKAARVGRQLHGPGAVAHFDQLGVYRLLSLVNDTEELHAFVRETLGPLATDVDAENADLRRTLQVLLETNLNVAETARRLHFHYNTLRYRIGKLERLLGNFTDDPHLRLNLTLALHVLRMRGI, from the coding sequence ATGGAACCCCCCGTCCGGCTCGCCAGCACCGGGACGATCATTCACGGTGTTTCCGTAGGAGAGGTGCTCGGTGTCTCGACTCTCGCCGACGCCAGGCTGATCGCGGGGGAGAGCGGCCTGGGCCGCATCGTGCAGCGGCTGAACGTCATGGAAGTGCCCGACATCCTGGCCTGGGTCAAGCCGCACGAGCTGCTGCTCACGACGGGCTACCCGCTGCGCAACACCCCGCAGTCACTTGGGCGGCTGGTGGCCGACCTGGACGAGCGCGGGCTGTCGGCGCTGGCGATCAAGCTCGGGCGGTACGTGGACGAGCTGCCCGACGAGATGGTCGAGCAGGCCGACCGGCTCGGCTTCCCGCTCATCCTGCTGCCGAACGACGTCGGGTTCGACGACATCCTCAACCAGGTGCTGACGGACATCCTGAACCGCCAGGCCGCCGTGCTCGCCCGCGCCGAGGAGGCGCACCGGGCGCTCGTGCAGGTCGTGCTGGCGGGCGGCGGACTCAACGAGGTGACCGCCGAGGTGGCGCAGCTGCTCGACGTGTCGGTGGCGGCCGTGGACGGCTCGGGCCGCGTCCTGGCCAGCTCGGGCGCCGCCGATCAGGTGGCGGTCCTGCGCGAGTCGATCTCCCTCGAGGGCCCGTCCCTTCCGGCCGCCGCCGGGAGGGCACGGTCTTTCGCCTCGGTGCCCGTGCTCGCCGGGGGCCACCACCACGGCAGGATCGTCGCCTACAGCCCGACGGGGGCGATCAGGGACAGCGACGTCGGCATCCTCGAACGCGCCGCCACCGTCGCCGCGCTCGTCGTGACGCGGCAGGAGGCGGTCAACGCCGTCGAGAGCAAGTACCGCGCCGACTTCCTGCGCGACGTGCTCACCGGCCGGGCGGGCACGGCGGAGCGGGTCACGGCCAGGGCGCGGGCGTTCGGCTGGGACCTGGCGCGCCCCGTGACCGTGCTGGTGGCCGAGCTGGACCCGGACGGCGACGAGCGCAGCGCGCAGGACCGGCTGGTGGCCTGCTGGACGGCGGCGATGCGGCGGCACGACCCGCGCGGGGCGGTCGCGGGGTTCTCGCACGAGGTGGTGGCCGTGGTGGACGCCTCGATCGACGCCACCCGGGTGGCCAAGGACGCGGCCTCGGCCTTCGCCGACGTGCCGCCCGCGACGTTCTCGACGGGCACCTCCCGGCCGAGCCCGGGGGCGGAGACGCTGCCCGAGGCGTACTCGCAGGCGTTGAAGGCGGCCAGGGTGGGCCGCCAGCTGCACGGCCCCGGCGCGGTCGCCCACTTCGACCAGCTCGGCGTCTACCGCCTGCTGTCCCTGGTGAACGACACGGAGGAGCTGCACGCGTTCGTCCGCGAGACGCTAGGGCCGCTGGCCACCGACGTCGACGCCGAGAACGCCGACCTCCGGCGCACCCTGCAGGTGCTCCTGGAGACCAACCTCAACGTGGCGGAGACGGCCCGGCGGCTGCACTTCCACTACAACACGCTGCGCTACCGCATCGGCAAGCTGGAACGCCTGCTCGGCAACTTCACCGACGACCCACACCTGCGCCTCAACCTCACCCTGGCCCTGCACGTGCTGCGGATGCGGGGGATCTAG